One genomic region from Vitis riparia cultivar Riparia Gloire de Montpellier isolate 1030 chromosome 17, EGFV_Vit.rip_1.0, whole genome shotgun sequence encodes:
- the LOC117905048 gene encoding sulfate transporter 3.1-like, whose product MSMGNGDYKYPATGVECAHRVAVPPLQPFTKTLKTSLKETFFPDDPLRQFKNQPASRKFILGLQYLFPILEWGPRYSLQFLKADLISGICIASLAIPHGIANQPPILGLYSSFVPPLVYAMMGSSRDLAVGTVGVGSLLMASMLGNEVKASEHSQTYLHLAFLATFFAGVFQASLGLLRLGFVVEFLSHATIVGFMGGAATVLCLQQLKGILGLDHFTHGTDIVSVMRSVFTQTHQWRWESGVLGCCFLFFLMLTKYFTKRKPKFFWVSAMAPLTSVILGSLLVYLTGAERHGVQVIGNLKKGLNPFSLSELPFGSPYLSTAIKTGIVTGIIAPAEGIAVGRSFAMSKNYPIDGNKEMIAFGMMNIAGSCTSCCLTTGLFSRSEVNFNAGCKTAMSNIVMAMAVMITLLFLTPLLHYTPIVVLSSISIAPMLGLIDYDAAIHLWKVDKFDFIVCMTAYIGVGFGSVEIGLVLAVAISLLRMLLFVARPRTSVLGNIPNSKIYGSVDQYPAASTVPGFLILEIDAPICFANAGYLRESILRWIYEEEDKLEAAGESSLQYVILAMGAVGNIDTSGISMLEEVKKSMERRGLKLVLANPGGEVIKKMNKSKFIGVLGHEWIHLTVGEAVGACNFMLHTCKPKAMADDSSMV is encoded by the exons ATGAGCATGGGAAACGGTGACTACAAGTACCCGGCGACGGGAGTGGAGTGTGCCCATCGTGTGGCGGTTCCACCGCTGCAGCCCTTCACGAAAACGCTCAAGACGTCTCTGAAAGAGACCTTCTTCCCCGATGACCCGCTTCGGCAATTCAAGAACCAGCCTGCTTCGAGGAAATTCATACTGGGACTTCAGTACCTTTTTCCCATCCTCGAATGGGGTCCTCGCTACAGCCTCCAGTTCCTCAAGGCCGACCTCATTTCCGGCATCTGCATCGCCAGCCTCGCCATCCCTCATGGGATAGCCAATCAACCTCCAATTCTCGGGCTAT ATTCGAGCTTCGTACCGCCGCTGGTTTATGCTATGATGGGGAGCTCCAGAGACTTGGCTGTGGGGACAGTAGGAGTTGGATCGCTTCTGATGGCTTCCATGCTGGGGAATGAAGTGAAGGCCAGTGAACATTCCCAGACTTATCTTCACCTCGCTTTCCTAGCCACATTCTTTGCTGGAGTTTTTCAAGCTTCGCTTGGCCTTCTGAG GCTAGGGTTTGTGGTCGAATTTCTGTCGCATGCAACCATAGTGGGGTTCATGGGTGGGGCTGCAACAGTTCTGTGTCTGCAACAGCTGAAAGGGATTCTGGGTCTCGACCATTTCACCCATGGCACTGATATCGTCTCTGTCATGCGTTCTGTCTTCACCCAAACACACCAG TGGAGATGGGAAAGTGGAGTGTTGGGATgttgtttccttttcttcctcatGCTTACAAAATACTTT ACCAAGAGGAAACCCAAGTTCTTTTGGGTATCAGCAATGGCACCACTAACGTCAGTGATATTAGGAAGTCTTCTCGTTTATCTCACCGGCGCTGAGAGACACGGTGTCCAAGTG ATCGGAAACTTGAAGAAAGGTCTCAATCCATTCTCCCTCAGCGAACTACCTTTTGGATCGCCATATCTTTCGACCGCCATTAAAACCGGCATTGTCACTGGCATAATTGCTCCAGCA GAAGGAATAGCAGTGGGGAGAAGCTTTGCCATGTCTAAGAACTACCCTATTGATGGGAACAAAGAGATGATTGCTTTTGGGATGATGAACATTGCTGGCTCTTGCACTTCTTGCTGCCTCACCACTG GGCTATTTTCGAGATCAGAAGTGAACTTCAATGCAGGGTGCAAGACAGCAATGTCAAACATTGTGATGGCAATGGCAGTGATGATCACACTGTTGTTCCTCACACCACTGCTCCATTACACTCCCATAGTGGTGCTGTCCTCCATTAGCATAGCTCCAATGCTTGGCCTCATAGACTATGATGCAGCCATCCACCTCTGGAAGGTGGACAAATTCGACTTCATAGTCTGCATGACCGCATACATTGGCGTGGGATTTGGCAGCGTGGAGATCGGCCTAGTCCTAGCC GTTGCCATATCTCTCCTCAGGATGCTTCTCTTTGTGGCCAGGCCAAGGACTTCGGTGCTTGGGAACATTCCCAACTCCAAGATATACGGAAGTGTTGATCAATACCCAGCTGCAAGCACAGTTCCAGGATTTCTCATACTTGAGATTGATGCTCCCATTTGCTTCGCCAATGCAGGCTATCTGAGAGAAAg CATATTGAGATGGATCTATGAGGAGGAAGACAAGCTGGAGGCAGCTGGAGAATCCAGTTTACAGTATGTTATACTTGCCATGGGGGCTGTTGGTAACATTGACACAAGTGGGATTAGCATGCTTGAGGAGGTGAAGAAGAGCATGGAAAGAAGGGGGCTCAAG CTTGTACTGGCAAATCCAGGAGGGGAAGTGATAAAGAAGATGAACAAGTCCAAGTTTATAGGGGTATTAGGGCACGAGTGGATACATCTGACAGTGGGGGAGGCTGTGGGAGCATGCAACTTCATGCTTCATACATGCAAGCCAAAGGCTATGGCTGATGATTCAAGCATGGTTTGA